The DNA window CTCTGTCCTCTTCCTTTAAGGACATACACTGAGAAGCAGTATTTAGAATAGCGTCTTCTGCAACATTCATACCCTTGTTTATTCTGTCGCGCATGTAAGTGACATATTCATGGAATATGCGTGATGGTATTGTTACATTATATCTGTCAGGTGTTTTTTTGACAAGCCATGTATCAATTTTAGCAATAACTTCGTCTTCACAGTTGTTGTTCTTGGCGAATTCTTGCAATTCATTGTATACTGACGGAAACGGAATGTAACAACTTATATCAAGTTGAAGTCTGGCATTTGCTATAAGCTCAAGGATGCTCTGCATTCCGTCACATAGTTCGTCAATTTCCATCTGTGATCTGACCTGCAGATCGGTAAGTGCGGTGGTATCCAGAACAAATCTCTGTCGCAGCATTTTTTAAACTCATAATTTGATTTAGATTATTATTTGATGGATTTTATTTTATACTATATCAGTTTTGTTTTTTTGAGATTGTCCTTTTTGGCGATAAGTTATTAATTTTTAAACTGAAGCTTTTCTTCTTCTGTCCTCTTTAATTATTTCTTTTACGATTTCTATTGCATCACGGGCATCATCAGCATAGGCATCTGCACCAATTTCACCACAGAAATCCCTTGAGACAGGTCCCCCTCCTATCATAATTTTAACATCGGGTATTTCTCTTCTTGCCATTTTTACTACATCTTTCATTCCCATCATGCTGGTGGTCATCATGGCAGATAATCCGATGACATCAGCATTTACATCTTTGGCGATTTCTATAAAATCTTCATAGGGAACATCCTTCCCAAGATCATATACAGTTATTCCAGCAGACTTAAGAAGTGAACTTACAAGATTTATGCCAATGTCGTGGATATCACCAAGAATTACACCCACTACAGCCACACCGGATTCTTTTGTCCGTTCTACATCAACATGCGGCTGAAGTACTGTTATAGCTTCATTCATGGCTTCAGAGGATAACATGATATGAG is part of the Methanohalobium evestigatum Z-7303 genome and encodes:
- a CDS encoding RNA ligase partner protein; this encodes MLRQRFVLDTTALTDLQVRSQMEIDELCDGMQSILELIANARLQLDISCYIPFPSVYNELQEFAKNNNCEDEVIAKIDTWLVKKTPDRYNVTIPSRIFHEYVTYMRDRINKGMNVAEDAILNTASQCMSLKEEDRDNFGEEIEREVIGGIIGKFRNKYRSALRYGILDSAPDIDVLLLAKELDAAVVASDYGIQKWAEQLAVRYVPASTFPRMLQEYLKHSSSFIEDTEG
- a CDS encoding cobalamin B12-binding domain-containing protein; protein product: MTDKNDILNGLANAVVNGDKDKAIKFAQKVLEENIDPYEAITDGCTRGMHVVSEKYDNGEMFIPHIMLSSEAMNEAITVLQPHVDVERTKESGVAVVGVILGDIHDIGINLVSSLLKSAGITVYDLGKDVPYEDFIEIAKDVNADVIGLSAMMTTSMMGMKDVVKMARREIPDVKIMIGGGPVSRDFCGEIGADAYADDARDAIEIVKEIIKEDRRRKASV